The Streptomyces sp. NBC_01275 genome has a segment encoding these proteins:
- a CDS encoding HAMP domain-containing sensor histidine kinase: MNKVVRRFRTLPIRARLSMLVAAAVAFAVAAVSVTCWFIVQGKLYEELNADLQSGVERAQPATQVFAALDTCAQSESNEFPFGPRFKGYSQLVQSNGKACIYGGSDSLVKVTGSDKSVAKNAQAGKLFFRNGVDSKGNAVRILTTPLVVQNGNGQYLVKDTALLVAVPLKSTQSTLNELALILLLVSGVGVLGAGAAGLAVARAGLRPVDKLTEAVEHVARTEDLSIRIPVEDDAEDEVARLSRSFNSMTGSLANSRELQQQLIADAGHELRTPLTSLRTNIELLTRSEETGRPIPAADRKALLASVKAQMTELASLIGDLQELSRSEGQRGERVQVVSLEDTVESALRRARLRGPELTINASVEPWYTRAEPAALERAVVNILDNAVKFSPEGGTIDVQLTHGTLTVRDHGPGIPEDELPHVFDRFWRSPSARALPGSGLGLSIVARTVEQSGGQVTLARAEGGGTVATVRLPGAPTPPPETPEVP, encoded by the coding sequence GTGAACAAGGTCGTACGCCGCTTCCGGACCCTTCCGATCCGGGCGCGACTGTCGATGCTGGTCGCTGCCGCTGTGGCCTTCGCGGTGGCGGCGGTTTCGGTGACCTGTTGGTTCATCGTGCAGGGGAAGTTGTACGAGGAGCTGAACGCCGATCTGCAATCGGGTGTCGAGCGTGCCCAGCCGGCGACTCAGGTGTTCGCGGCCCTCGACACCTGTGCACAGTCGGAGTCCAACGAGTTCCCCTTCGGCCCGCGTTTCAAGGGCTATTCCCAGCTCGTCCAGTCGAACGGCAAGGCCTGCATCTACGGCGGCTCCGACTCGCTGGTGAAAGTCACCGGCAGCGACAAGAGCGTGGCCAAGAACGCGCAGGCCGGGAAGTTGTTCTTCCGCAACGGCGTCGACAGCAAGGGCAACGCGGTCCGCATCCTGACCACACCGCTCGTCGTCCAGAACGGCAACGGCCAGTACCTCGTCAAGGACACCGCCCTCCTCGTCGCCGTACCGCTGAAGAGCACCCAGTCCACCCTCAACGAACTCGCCCTCATCCTGCTCCTCGTCTCGGGTGTCGGAGTGCTCGGAGCCGGAGCCGCCGGCCTCGCCGTCGCCCGTGCGGGTCTGCGCCCCGTCGACAAGCTCACCGAGGCCGTCGAGCACGTGGCCCGCACCGAAGACCTGAGCATCCGCATCCCGGTCGAGGACGACGCCGAGGACGAGGTGGCCCGGCTCTCCCGCTCGTTCAACTCGATGACGGGCTCCCTCGCCAACTCCCGTGAGCTGCAACAGCAGCTCATCGCGGACGCCGGCCACGAACTGCGCACCCCCCTCACCTCCCTCCGCACCAACATCGAACTCCTCACCCGCAGCGAGGAGACCGGCCGCCCCATTCCTGCCGCCGACCGCAAGGCGCTCCTCGCCTCGGTGAAGGCGCAGATGACGGAACTGGCGTCCCTGATCGGCGACTTGCAGGAGCTGTCCCGCTCGGAGGGCCAGCGCGGCGAACGCGTGCAGGTGGTGTCGTTGGAGGACACGGTCGAGTCGGCCCTGCGCAGGGCCCGCCTCCGCGGACCGGAGTTGACGATCAACGCGTCCGTGGAGCCCTGGTACACCCGGGCCGAACCGGCCGCCCTGGAGCGTGCGGTGGTCAACATCCTGGACAACGCGGTGAAGTTCAGCCCCGAGGGCGGCACGATCGACGTCCAGCTGACGCACGGCACCCTGACCGTCCGCGACCACGGCCCCGGCATCCCCGAGGACGAACTCCCCCACGTCTTCGACCGCTTCTGGCGCTCCCCCAGCGCCCGCGCCCTCCCCGGCTCGGGCCTCGGCCTGTCGATCGTCGCCCGCACGGTCGAGCAGTCCGGCGGTCAGGTCACCCTGGCCCGCGCGGAGGGCGGCGGCACGGTGGCGACCGTACGGCTGCCGGGGGCGCCTACGCCTCCGCCGGAGACGCCGGAGGTGCCGTAG
- a CDS encoding pectinesterase family protein — MSEQRRKSPESTKATARPRHRKRRTALAVGVPLALTAAGALAYGTDLGLFGADAQAKASAATAAPAWATASADGFASVDALGQNGTYGGRDGKTVTVKTLADLEKYATASEPYVIVVAATIDMDPVGKEIKVQSNKTIIGSGTSGQIVGGGFFLGQGVHNVIIRNLTIRDAYQGVWNDKEHDYDGIQMDGAHHVWIDHNDIRHMADGLIDSRKDTTYLTVSWNKLSQENKAFGIGWTDNVTADITIHHNWIRETEQRNPSTDNVAHAHLYNNFLEDVAGTDIKSSYGNYSRGKTNMLLENSYFQGLTNPVVRDATATLVQRGNVFSGTTGKNESGGTGAAWDPKTYYAYTLDKAADVPALLKSGTGPRSSLGTSASTSASTGTKAAAATTLTVAADGSGQYRTVQAAVDAVPANNASRVVISVKPGTYREVVKVPANKPHVTIQGSGASRKDTTIVYGNAAGMTKPDGSGTYGTPGSATVSVQSDDSQVRNLTVTNDFDESKHQDIANQAVALLTQADKIVLDGVIVNGDQDTLEMETAAKDKLGRVYISNSYITGNVDFIFGRATVVVDKSVITLKKRWNGTSAGYVTAPSTPAARKGILINRSSVTGDVSAASFFLGRNWHPGGDTTVDPQTTVRDTALSAAVKSTPWQDMGGFSWKDDRFAEYRNTGAGAGAASADRPQLTTAQAADQEVADWLGDWTPTAS; from the coding sequence ATGAGCGAGCAGCGCCGCAAGTCGCCCGAGTCCACCAAGGCGACCGCCAGGCCCCGTCACCGTAAGCGCAGAACCGCGCTGGCGGTCGGCGTCCCCCTAGCCCTCACCGCCGCCGGCGCTCTCGCCTACGGCACCGACCTCGGCCTCTTCGGTGCGGACGCGCAGGCGAAGGCGTCGGCGGCGACCGCTGCTCCCGCCTGGGCGACCGCCTCCGCCGACGGGTTCGCGTCCGTCGACGCGCTGGGGCAGAACGGGACGTACGGCGGGCGGGACGGCAAGACCGTCACCGTGAAGACCCTCGCCGACCTGGAGAAGTACGCGACCGCGAGCGAGCCGTACGTCATCGTCGTCGCGGCGACGATCGACATGGACCCGGTCGGGAAGGAGATCAAGGTCCAGTCGAACAAGACGATCATCGGCTCCGGGACCTCCGGGCAGATCGTCGGCGGTGGCTTCTTCCTCGGGCAGGGCGTCCACAACGTCATCATCCGGAACCTCACCATCCGGGATGCGTACCAAGGCGTCTGGAACGACAAGGAGCACGACTACGACGGCATCCAGATGGACGGCGCGCACCACGTCTGGATCGACCACAACGACATCCGGCACATGGCCGACGGCCTCATCGACAGCCGCAAGGACACCACCTACCTGACCGTCTCCTGGAACAAGCTCAGCCAGGAGAACAAGGCCTTCGGCATCGGCTGGACCGACAACGTCACCGCCGACATCACGATCCACCACAACTGGATCCGCGAGACCGAGCAGCGCAACCCGTCCACGGACAACGTCGCCCACGCACACCTGTACAACAACTTCCTCGAGGACGTGGCGGGGACGGACATCAAGTCGTCGTACGGGAACTACTCGCGCGGCAAGACCAACATGCTCCTGGAGAACTCCTACTTCCAGGGCCTGACCAACCCCGTCGTCCGGGACGCCACCGCCACCCTCGTCCAGCGCGGCAACGTCTTCTCCGGGACGACGGGCAAGAACGAGAGCGGCGGCACGGGCGCGGCCTGGGACCCGAAGACGTACTACGCCTACACGCTCGACAAGGCCGCGGACGTGCCCGCGCTCCTCAAGTCGGGTACGGGGCCGCGTAGTTCTCTCGGCACGAGCGCGTCCACGAGTGCGTCCACCGGCACCAAGGCCGCCGCGGCCACCACCCTCACCGTCGCCGCCGACGGCAGCGGTCAGTACCGGACCGTGCAGGCCGCCGTGGACGCCGTACCCGCGAACAACGCCTCCCGGGTGGTGATCTCCGTGAAGCCGGGGACGTACCGCGAGGTCGTCAAGGTCCCGGCGAACAAGCCGCACGTCACGATCCAGGGCTCGGGCGCCAGCCGTAAGGACACGACGATCGTGTACGGCAACGCGGCCGGCATGACCAAGCCCGACGGGTCGGGGACGTACGGCACGCCCGGCAGCGCCACCGTCTCCGTGCAGTCGGACGACTCGCAGGTCCGCAACCTCACCGTCACCAACGACTTCGACGAGTCCAAGCACCAGGACATCGCCAACCAGGCGGTGGCGCTGCTGACGCAGGCCGACAAGATCGTCCTGGACGGCGTCATCGTCAACGGCGACCAGGACACCCTGGAGATGGAGACCGCCGCCAAGGACAAGCTCGGCCGGGTCTACATCAGCAACTCCTACATCACCGGCAACGTCGACTTCATCTTCGGCCGGGCGACGGTCGTCGTCGACAAGTCCGTCATCACCCTGAAGAAGCGCTGGAACGGCACCTCCGCCGGCTACGTCACCGCCCCCAGCACCCCCGCCGCCCGCAAGGGCATCCTCATCAACCGCTCGTCGGTGACCGGTGACGTGTCGGCCGCCTCCTTCTTCCTCGGCCGCAACTGGCACCCCGGCGGCGACACGACCGTCGACCCGCAGACCACCGTCCGCGACACCGCCCTCAGCGCCGCGGTCAAGTCGACCCCGTGGCAGGACATGGGCGGCTTCTCCTGGAAGGACGACCGGTTCGCCGAGTACAGGAACACCGGCGCGGGCGCGGGCGCCGCGAGCGCCGACCGCCCGCAGCTGACCACCGCCCAGGCCGCCGACCAGGAGGTCGCGGACTGGCTGGGCGACTGGACCCCCACGGCCTCCTGA
- a CDS encoding response regulator transcription factor, translating into MSPAEGDRDTQRILIVDDEPAVREALQRSLAFEGYDTEVAVDGADALEKATVYHPDLLVLDIQMPRMDGLTAARRIRGAGDTTPILMLTARDTVGDRVTGLDAGADDYLVKPFELDELFARVRALLRRSSYAAAAGAGAVEEDEALTFADLRMDLATREVTRGGRPVELTRTEFTLLEMFMAHPRQVLTREQILKAVWGFDFEPSSNSLDVYVMYLRRKTEAGGEPRLVHTVRGVGYVLRQGGAE; encoded by the coding sequence ATGAGCCCCGCCGAAGGCGACCGTGACACCCAGCGCATCCTGATCGTCGACGACGAGCCGGCAGTGCGCGAAGCACTCCAGCGCAGCCTCGCCTTCGAGGGATACGACACGGAGGTCGCCGTGGACGGCGCGGACGCGCTGGAGAAGGCCACGGTCTACCACCCCGACCTGCTGGTCCTGGACATCCAGATGCCCCGCATGGACGGCCTCACCGCGGCCCGCCGCATCCGGGGCGCCGGCGACACGACCCCCATCCTGATGCTGACGGCCCGCGACACGGTCGGCGACCGGGTCACCGGCCTCGACGCCGGCGCCGACGACTACCTGGTCAAGCCCTTCGAACTGGACGAGCTGTTCGCCCGCGTACGGGCCCTGCTGCGCCGCAGCTCCTACGCGGCCGCCGCCGGAGCGGGCGCCGTCGAGGAGGACGAGGCCCTCACCTTCGCCGACCTGCGCATGGACCTCGCCACACGTGAGGTCACCCGGGGCGGACGCCCGGTGGAACTGACCCGCACGGAGTTCACCCTCCTGGAGATGTTCATGGCACACCCGCGCCAGGTCCTCACCCGCGAGCAGATCCTGAAGGCCGTCTGGGGCTTCGACTTCGAGCCGAGCTCCAACTCGCTGGACGTGTACGTGATGTACCTCCGCCGCAAGACGGAGGCGGGCGGCGAGCCGCGCCTCGTGCACACCGTGCGGGGTGTGGGGTACGTGCTGCGCCAGGGCGGCGCGGAGTGA
- a CDS encoding response regulator transcription factor, whose translation MVEGTRAGTRARPAAPDPSDGAAGRILLADDDEDVREGIGRLLRFEGYETVLAGDGRLALDLVGAPDAPDLVLMDVTMPGLDGLAATRRIRASGCTVPILMITGRDAVGDRIVALDNGADDYLMKPFAVEELLARVRALLRRGDPRRRGPGRRSTARADTHLLAFQDVAMDPASRTVTRGERPLDLTRTEYSLLEYLLRHPAKVLSRSQILRDVWGFDFEPTSNTLDVYVMYLRRKLEHHGEPRLIQTVRGLGYILRVE comes from the coding sequence ATGGTGGAAGGGACACGGGCGGGGACGAGGGCGCGGCCGGCGGCGCCTGACCCGAGTGACGGCGCGGCGGGCAGGATCCTGCTCGCCGACGACGACGAGGACGTACGGGAAGGCATCGGCCGGCTGCTCAGATTCGAGGGGTACGAGACCGTCCTCGCCGGCGACGGACGGCTCGCCCTCGATCTCGTGGGCGCGCCCGACGCGCCCGACCTGGTGCTGATGGACGTGACGATGCCCGGTCTGGACGGTCTGGCCGCGACCCGCCGGATCCGGGCCTCCGGCTGCACCGTGCCGATCCTGATGATCACCGGCCGGGACGCGGTCGGCGACCGGATCGTCGCCCTCGACAACGGCGCGGACGACTACCTGATGAAGCCGTTCGCCGTCGAGGAACTCCTCGCCCGGGTACGGGCCCTGCTGCGTCGCGGCGACCCACGCCGCCGCGGCCCGGGCCGGCGGTCGACGGCCAGGGCCGACACCCATCTGCTGGCCTTCCAGGACGTCGCCATGGACCCGGCGTCCCGCACGGTCACCCGCGGCGAACGCCCGCTCGACCTCACCCGCACCGAGTACTCCCTCCTGGAGTACCTCCTGCGCCACCCGGCGAAGGTCCTCAGCCGCTCCCAGATCCTCCGCGACGTCTGGGGCTTCGACTTCGAGCCCACGTCCAACACCCTCGACGTGTACGTCATGTACCTCCGCCGCAAACTCGAACACCACGGCGAACCCCGCCTGATCCAGACCGTGCGGGGGCTGGGGTACATCCTGCGGGTGGAGTGA